The following nucleotide sequence is from Malania oleifera isolate guangnan ecotype guangnan chromosome 4, ASM2987363v1, whole genome shotgun sequence.
gatatctgttggtactttggattgtaatagtttaaattacaagtccgaaggtgGAGCCTTGAcgatatggaaaggtaatctgactgtaatgaaagggtagaaactagatgagaatatttacacgttgtagggaactaccgttgtaggtggagttgcagctgtagatgctaaatcagatgagaccgtcttgtggtaTATTCCTCCTGAGCATATAGGAGAACATGACATGAAATAATTACACAAGAGAAAATTAttgaaagttttaaaatcatgtcagttggaattttgcaaattttgtatttttggaaaacaaaatagggcaaaatTCAGATCAACTACTCACAAACCGAAAGGAATTTTTGACTATGTACGTACATTTAGATGTTTGAGGcacagttagagttgcatcaaagggtggacatgtgtactatgtgagtttcattgatgattactcacagaaggtttgggtttacttcatgcgtcacaaatctagtacgtttgccaagtttaagatttggaaggttgaAGTGAAAAACCTGATAGGGAGgaaaatcaaatatttaaggtcggataatgggaccgagtatgctgattctcggtttatggagttttgtgtagagcagggcatcaagagacattttacagttcgccggacaccttagcaaaatagtgtggcagaatggatgaattggactcttgctgatagggttCAGTGTCTtagattgaatgcagggctaccaaaAAAATTTTGGGTCGAGGCAGTTAGTACGACTTGTTTTCTgattaaccgatcaccaagggcatcaccaACGGGTAAAGTGGTGGAAGAGATTTGGACGAGAAATGCAGTAGATTACTTCAAATTGAAGTTATTTGGGTGTCCAACCTAtatccacgtgtctagtgaggagaggtctaagcttgaaccaaagtctcatcgttgcatcttcttgggatatctagAGGATGTGAAGGGGGATAAGTTGtgggatctaatggcaaacaaggtggtgataagtagagatgtagtctttgatgagaaggctatggtgaagcgtactcaagagtttgatgaacagaaacaAGAGCTAGAAATCtggggtagtgatgaacatgttatgcaggtggagttggaaatTCTGGGCaatgaaaatgatcatggtcccgtggttgcagggagctctaacTCAAGAAACCaacaagtcgacgatattcctatatagagatccagacgcactatcaggcctccatcaagatatggttttgatgagttagtatctcATGTTTTCCTTACatgttgcaatgatccaacttcttttcaagaggcagtgcacgagcaggagaaagataggtggatgggagcgaTGATTGAGGAAATAAAATCATTACATAAGAACctaacttgggatttggtggagcttccagatgggaagagaccgatagatTGCAAATGGGTGCATAGGAAGAATGaggcaatttcaaaaaaggaatgagagaaattcaagacacagttggtggcaaaaggatactcacaaaagaaggggataaattattatgagatcttttctccagtggtctgacatacttctatcagagttgtgttggggttggtagcttattacaatcttcatttggaacaaatggatgtgaagacgacgtttcttcatggtgacttggaggaacaaatctacatgatATAGCtaaagggattcattgaaccaggaaaagaaaattttgtttgcaggttgaagaaatctctttatgggttgaaacattctccaaggcaatggtataaatggtttgattcgTACATGATGAAGATTAGCTACAAACGGTATGAGTATGATTGCTacgtttatgtgaataaacttgaggatggttttttttattttcttgttattgtacatcgatgacatgttgatagttgTAAAGGATTTAACTAAGGTGAATATGTTAAAGGACCTCTTGcgtaaggaatttgacatgaatgatcttggttcagccaagaaaatacttgggatgaagaTTTACCGTGACAGgactgtagggagattatggttatctcagggcaatTATGTTCAGAAGGTGTTGAAggggtttagcatggctaatgcaagaccggtgtgtacacctctggcgaatcatttcaagttgtctactgcagatttcccaagttcggatgagaaaatttgggacatgtcaaaggtcccctatgctagtgttatGGGGAGTtaaatgtatgccatggtatgtacgaTGGCAAATTTAGCTCATGCAgtgagcgtggtgagcaagtttctctctaatccaggaaggtaGCATTGGGAAaccgtcaaatggatacttagatacttgcggggtacattaggatatgacatcatgtttggcaagcaacGGGGTTGTCCTTCAGCTATGGgatttgttgatgcagattatgctggggatatggatgatagaaggtttacaacgggatatgtgtttacctttGTAGGAAGAtcagtatgttggagatccatggtacagtctctcgTTGTATTGTCCACGactgaagcagaatatattgcaatTGCTGAAGCTGCAAAGGAAACCTTAAGACTTATTGGTTTAGTCGGAGAGTTGGGGTTACAAaaagatggtgtggtgctgcattttgatagtcaaagtgtcatttacttggcgaagaatcaggtataccatgtTAGGACCAAACACATtaatgtgaggttccacagagtAGCGGAATTGATTATTTCAGGTGAACttatgttggagaaagttcacacatatGATAATGCAGCAGATATTCTAACTAAATTAGTTACTTCaaagaagttcaagcattacttgaaCTTACTTAATGTCTCCAAGCGTTaaaagggagacatacccaaccaagcattttcaagttcaaagtgaagcagtTTATGTTTTTTTGAGATTATCCTGAGGGGCATATAATCGCTAAGttggagattgttatttatgattcttatacttttgttttgataagtAAAGAAGGAAGGAGAAAAAAACATGAAGCGTACAGCACAgcaggactcattgacgaggagcCTATGCTCGTCGACAAGAGAATAGTAGAGGTTCATTGACGAAAGTTCTAAAGCTCGTCGACGATCAATTATTGAGAGTAGGAAATTTTCAAACTACTAGCATTGTCAATGAGAGCCTTGTATTTGTCAATGAAGGTTCATAttgatctcgtcgacaaggtcctgtattcgtcgacgagaggtgCTTGGGCTGcggcaatttttttgaattttgaatttttgaacattgaGTGGTTGGGAAATGGGGGGAAACTTCTGAGAATCTTCTATATATGTCatatgggcatattttgagaggagagatgatcattattgaagtgtattgtgtatattttgattttcttagtgaaatttaTGTGTCAttacttctgtggatgtaggctttgccaaaccacgtaaatctttgtgttgatcttgttctgattgtgtgtgttatttatattcacttgttatttattccgttgtgcatcttcattatacgatccatttcACAACATGTACCAATCTAggacacatcaaacaaagaaaATATTATGCACATGGCTATCCCAGATATGGGGAAACCACTTGCATACCAATATCAAGGAAATTTAACTCAAGTGAATAGGCCTACATACACTCGATTAGGATGACCAACGAAGGACAATTATTATCTCACGCATTGACACCGTCTAAGTGGAAGGATTAGTTAGTACATTTCTCCTTAGTGAGACTTAGTCATCATGTGGCAACCTCCAACcacaagaaagaaaaggaacACTTTGTCAAAAGGTAAACATTCATAAACCAATAACATATATAGCTTggaaatcttcttcttttttttttttttcttgaatcccATTACCTCTCATGGCTATCCTTTAAGTAATGCATCAAAGACATCTCTGGAAGTCACTGGAATCTTCAAAGAGCCTactttttgtttgcaaaaatttgAAATAACCATGCATAAAATTTTATCAAAAACTTATAGACAAGTTTTGGAGTGACAAATCTTTATTTAATTTCAATACCCATCGTCAAATAGTGGTCTTGACTCTTCTATTATATGTCTGTTATTCGTATGTTAAGATTTTATTTGCACATATTAAGTAAAAATCTTTCAAACAAAATAACATGAGCAAACATCTAAATTTTATCACGAGCCCGTAATGATACAAGCTCATGTCATCAaggttaaaatgattttaatggcATAGGAGAGTTAAAAAGAGCAAACCCATCCACACAAGAGAAGCCCTATTTCTCCCTTTCCTCTATATCAATTATTATAATCCCAAGTACTAAACTTTTGATTAAGGTATAATTACACCTAATTAATAACGGTAAACCCTTGAAACTGAAGTAGATAAAAGATCATCAGATGGATGGCGGGGTTTTGGTGACCGGTCAACCGGGTCACGACCACCCCCTGAGCCTCCCAAGGGCTGCATTATTATTAGTGTCGACGTGTCTCCGAAGCTGACGTCCGGTGCGTGATTAATTTTAATTGTAAAGCCGAGGTGGGGTTTGACGCTCTCTGCATTTAAAGCATTTATGACATGACGAAAGTGACCAGCCCAACACAGGACCCATGCCATGTTGCTCACTCTAAACTCTAAAGCAACCTCCTTTTTGAAATCCCCACCTTTCCGGCGGGTCCCGCCAGCCGTGCCACCACTGCCTCGCCGACACGTGCCCCTTTCTTCCCGTCAAAAAGTCCATTCCCCTCCCCCCGCGGTAAAATCCCATGCAAGTTTTGATCACGATCCCCACGAAAAAGACCGCCTCCGTGCATGTGGCACGGACAGGTGTCGGCTCCTCCAGCCACGGCAGCTGTCTCCGGCGAGGTCCCCTCGATCTCACTGTCGGGATCCAAGAAACTTGTTGATTTGGCTTTTCACGTTTCGTCGTCGATTCAAACTGGCCGAGTGAAGACTCGTCTAGAAGAAATtgcttaattaattatatatattttttactacTTCTATTGTCTTTTAAGTTTCTTTTCATGTTCTTGGATTTGTTCTTTCCTCTTCTGGAAGAGTAGCTCACTTGGGTAAGACTGAAAAGGTGTTGCTTTTAAAAGAGACCCTTTTATTTAAAAGTTCTAGTTCTTGTGATGATGAGCTAGCTAGCATGCCAGGAGAGGACTTTAATTTTAATTAGCCTTTTCTTTTGACTTCTTTTTTGGGTTTTTCTCATGTTCGTCGTCTTATTTAATTCTGCCATTTTTTGCCATAAATATAATCTATATAACATACCTGCATACAATCATGAGACTTGATCACTGAAGTAAAATAGCCCATAAACCCAAAATTAGGGTTAAATTATTAGAATTCGATTTTTGTAATTAGCTTTGATTTCTTGATTaagataaaaacatatatatttaagTGGATATAACAAACAAAACCAATCGTAAAGTCAGACATTATGATGTTGCACAGTGCAATTTCATATACTTTCGCGACCCTTCATAAAAAGTATACGAACCCAAAACTTTCAAAATAGCATTATATATGAAATTCCATCTACTTGACATGCGGTATAGCCAGATAAGGACAATATGGACGCAAAATATTTGcttaaacaagaaaaagaaaaaaagaaactacaagtataattaattaattaatataattgatAACAAAAGTTGACTTCCcacaaatttaaaaacaaaggGGAACATAAAGACAAGCTGCAAAGCgaggaaataaaagaaaatttgcaAGTATGGATCCACACAAGTTGCAGGGCACAAAGGACTCTCCCAGAAATTTGGTTTTGGAATTATTAAATAATTACATATAATCATTAACATCCAAAAGATCTGGGATTTCAAACTTCAACATGTTGCTGCAATAGCTCTCCCTCTCATCCTCCGTGGTGTAACTGCTGCTGTTAATATAAGTGGAGTTCGAATTCAAGGGAGTGATGGGGCTTGAAGCCGGCGTCGTTGAGGATAAAACTGTCGACCCGAAACCCATACTCTGGTTATTGCTGTAGACCAGAGTTGAATTATCAGACGGAGCATCCATCGTGGCCTGAACCGACCCGCTGTAGGTGTAATCAACTGGTATGGAGGGAATAGAAGGAATGTTGCTGTAGTCTTCAGTTAAATTGGAGCTAAAGCTGGTGAGGTTTGATGGGAACTGCACGTCCAAGTTGGGCTCCATCAGCTGTGCTTCATTCGGGAAAGGGGCACAAGGAGTGATTCGGGTCGGATCCATATCCGGGGTACTTTGAAGCTGATCCAATTGGTTGAAATGCGGTTGGGTTAAGGGAGCAGTGCACAGTTGAGTTTCTTGCATGTTCTCGGGAAAAATGCACGGGTTTTCTTGGCGTTGGAATGAGgaagagggggagggggagaaGAGGGAAGTGGCAAGCCTCAGGAGCTCCGGGTTCAGCAAGGGTTGGATCCCAAGAAGACCCGGGACGTTCATTCGGGTCGTGTTAAGGTTAAAATTGTACAGAGGAGATGAGGGAGAGGTTAGGATGGAGGAGAGGTCCAGGAGATCCAAGCGTGGGCTGTGTGTCACCGGATCAATTCCCATCCGGAGCAGCCTCTTTCGAATGTGGGTGTTCCAGTAATTCTTTATCTCGTTGTCTGTTCTTCCTGGCAACCGAGCCGCAATTGCAGACCACCTATTTTATTCATTAGTTAAACCAAAAACAAGTTAAAAAACTATTAATTATGAAACAAGAAacacattaattaatttaattaattaatgaacaGCAGAACATACTTGTTGCCGAGGATGCTATGGAGTTGAATGatggcttcttcttcttcaaaggaGAATCGGCCTCTCTTGATGTCAGGTCTGAGATAGTTTGTCCATCGGAGACGGCAACTCTTCCCACACCTCTGCAGCCCTGTAatttatatatttgaatacacACAATCAAGCTCATGTAGATATATCCAAGAAGCAATTAATGAAAATTAAAGGTAGTAATGAGAGAATTAATTAACTAAGAAGAGATGGCAGACCAGCATTCTTAGGGAGAGTGCGCCAGTTGCCATAGCCGTGTTTGTGGATATAGTCGATGAGCTTCTGATCTTCGTCGGGGGTCCATGGTCCTCTCTTCAGCCCGTCTTTCTCACAGCAAGGTGCTCTCCCCATAATATACTCTTGAACGTTTTAGTTATTTCTGATCGATCGATCGATCTGCAGCTGCCTCCTCTAGCTACCTCTTGCTTaatgaatgagagagagagagagagagagagagagagttggggaAATGAAAAACGAGGAGAGTATGCGGGCGTAGTTGGGTTTATATAGAGTATGtgatcgagagagagagagagagagagagagggagagtatgTGTATGTAGATAGTAATAGAAGGGTAAGAGAGGGAGGGGGAGGAAGTCAACAGGATTCGGTGCCGGCCTGAGTGAATCAGAAAGGCAACGTGTCCCCTCTCTTTACTGAAAAAATAATGTGAAAGCCTCCTTCTTGCGCTTTTCCTGTTTCCTCTTTAGTCTCTCATCTATCTCTCTGCTCATGGTAAAGCgcccataataataataataataataataattagctATAGCCCTCAtttaagtctctctctctctctctctctctcctctcgtttTCTGGGGTTATGTGTACAATTAAAAAAGGTGTCCACAGTGAGATAGGGCCACGTAACCCCACGGCTGTCGCTTTTCA
It contains:
- the LOC131154217 gene encoding transcription factor MYB102, with product MGRAPCCEKDGLKRGPWTPDEDQKLIDYIHKHGYGNWRTLPKNAGLQRCGKSCRLRWTNYLRPDIKRGRFSFEEEEAIIQLHSILGNKWSAIAARLPGRTDNEIKNYWNTHIRKRLLRMGIDPVTHSPRLDLLDLSSILTSPSSPLYNFNLNTTRMNVPGLLGIQPLLNPELLRLATSLFSPSPSSSFQRQENPCIFPENMQETQLCTAPLTQPHFNQLDQLQSTPDMDPTRITPCAPFPNEAQLMEPNLDVQFPSNLTSFSSNLTEDYSNIPSIPSIPVDYTYSGSVQATMDAPSDNSTLVYSNNQSMGFGSTVLSSTTPASSPITPLNSNSTYINSSSYTTEDERESYCSNMLKFEIPDLLDVNDYM